The genomic region TTTGACTTGGTTTTAATTTCTACTGAAAACACAGAGATATTATCATGAGGGGAAACTGAGATTTCAGATGCAGTGGGTTTAGTCATCTCAGTGACACTGGCATGACCTGGCTCGTCATAGGTTGGGGAGGCAATTTCAATAACTGATTGTGGCTCATCCTCGTTGGATGAGTCCGAGGATTCAAGATCCTGATCTGAGTACACAGACCGTCTGACAGTGGAGATAGCTGAGTCTACATCCATTATAGTAGGGTCTGATGTGTCGGAAGAATCACTCTCTTGGCGTGGAAAGATGGGGGTACCAGAGTCAGCCAGAGGGACAGCTGGGGAGTTGGAGGACTGTGGTGAGGAATCAAACTCTTCATTTGTTTGGTCTTTTAATGCTGAGTCTATAATGTCCATTTTAGAGTCTTTTCTGGCGTCCCTGTCCCCTCTTTCTGGCTCCTCATCTACAGGATCCTCGTTTATTGGGAAAAAGGCTCTTTCTTCCATCTCCTCTTCCAAGCTTCTCTTTGTCATGTCAATAGCACCACCTCTGGTCATCTCAAAAAGCTTTCCCTCTTGGAAAAGGAAAGGATTTGGAGTTCCCTCTTCTGTTGGTGTTCGTCCTGGTGTGGTATCTGGTGTTTGCCTTTGGGGCAGCTCTTCCAAGGTAAGACCAAAAACCTGTCTTTCTTCAGCTTCCACAGGTGCCTTAAAATTTTCATCATCTTCTAAATCGGCACTCCATGGGACCAGATCTCCATGAACATCTACAGGGGAAAGGGCTTCATATTCAGCATCCTGTATATCCTGATGACTTGCATCTCCCTCCTGAGTGCTTATTTCCATGTCAGTTACATGAAGATCCTGTGTCACAGCTGGTGGACAGACTGGGGGGTCAGCAGAGTGATCATCTTGTTTTACAGATGGTATCAAATGAGCTCCATCAGTATCATCTAAGACAACAGATAAGGTATTATCGTCAGGGGTTGAGTAGCTGGGCATGCCTTCCTTTCCTGTCTCTTCAGTTGAGATAAGGCACTTCGACAGATCTGAATAAtcctccccacacacatccaaagCTGTTTGCATAGATACAAAATCCTTTGCGTCCTTAGTATAGTCCTCACTGTTTTTAAAGGCATCTTCTTCTTGGTTTGAGGTCCCAGGTAAATCTTCCTTTAAGACATCTTGAGGTAGTTCAACCTCTTGTGAGCTATGGCTTTCTGGTTTAGGAGATAATGGCAACACTGGGATGGAGTCAGCTGTCAAATCAGAACCAGAATCTTTGGGATCTGCTCTCTCTGCCACCCAGTCATATTGAGCTTGTGACAGGTTCTTGTCATCCTCTGACTCCTCTAGAGCAAACCTGACCTCCTTCTTAGTTTTATTTTCCTTCTCCATTTCGTCAAATGTTTTGATCTTGGCTGccattttaaacattttctCTTCTGGAGTAAGCTGCTTCTGATCTGTCTCTAAATTAGTTTCATCCATATCTATGTCCACATTGTCTGGATCAGATGGCTTTGTGGGCATTGGAAGGCACTGTGTGTGAGATGAAATGTTAAATTCAAAATCACAATCTTCAGAGGAATAGGCTCTTTCAAAATCAACTTCTCTTTGAAAGTCAACTACAGTCCCTGACCCAAGACTGTCTGGAAACTGAGCAACTTGTTTTGGTTCTGAAAAAAGCTCTGCCCTCAATCCTGTGGGGCTTCCCTCTAAGGAATCTGGACAGGGAGAGTCTTTGGTTGGACTTGGCTCGATTGAGTCAGGTGATTTATGTGAGGAGCCATCCTCTTTGACAGGAGTGATCTCTAATGAGTCCCTACGACATACATTGACAACATCATCCATAACTACAGACCTCAAAGTTTCTATGTTTGAAGGTCTGAGAGGGGTATATATTCCCTCTGTTTCAGAGCTTACGGTTTTCTGCTCGTCTTGCATGGATACCTTAGACTGTGCTTGGAAAGAGGGGCCACTTAGTTTTCCAGTCACAGGATCACACGTTGTAGGGGTTTTGGAATGACTGTGAACAGCATTATCCTCCTGGATGCTGGGGATTGGTGGGGGAAGTTCAGGATAACCTTCATGTTCTTGCTCCTCATCTGCACATGAGTGAAGGATATCTCTTGATGAATTGGAGCCAACGTCATCTTCAACTCCATCAATCTCAGGACTATCATCAAGATCCTTGCTTTGAAACTCATTTGAAATGGCTATTGGGCTCTCCTCATCCAACTTGGAGGATACATGCATGTCAAATTCTGCCTCATTACTGCTTTCTCTTTGGTATTCAATCTGTAAAGTATTAATCCCTGTACAAAATGTAAAGTTGTCCACTACGGGAGATGTCTGCCTATAGCGTTTGTACTCGGGGTTGACTTCAAGTTCTGCTTTGATGTCAGCACTAAAGTCCTCAGAGGGTCTCCTGTCTGGGCTAATCTGCATATCCTCAAATGACGTCTGATCTTGACTCAGTGTTGGAGCTAAAATATTGAACTGTCCATAATTACTCACTCCTTCTTCATCATAAATGGCCTGTGCCCTTATCTCTGGTTTCTCATGTTGAACTGTTACTGATACCTCAGATTCTTTCTCATTAACAATGGTTCTTTTTAGAACAACCTCCTCAAATCTTTCCTGCACAATCACCTGACTTAACAAATGATCAGATACAACAGGCATCTCCTCTAGGTACTGCTCTAGTTCTCCACTTAGATGTGAGACCATGCCAGATAAGTCCTTCACTGAAGCTTTTGACTGGGAAATTCTTTGACCAATTTTAACTTCGTGGAAGGGAGTTTCCTGTGATTGAGCAAAAATGCCCTGACTTGCAGACTGATTCAGAATTGGCATTTTCTCTAAGTACTGATCCAGGTCTCCAGAAAGATGTGATACCATGCTAGACATATCCATCACTGGTGCTGATGGAGTAAGGGATGCCTTTCTAACAATTGCAAACCCTTCTAGTAGAGGTTCCTCTGGCTGTTCTGGACTACAAGCAATCCATTTCTTTGAAGAACTATGAAGAAGCTCATCTTTTGGTGATGCTTCTAAGGTACTTTCTGATTTCCCACTCTGAAATGCATCTGAATGTTTATCACCTACATCGACAACCTTTCTTAACGTAATCTCTTCAAATCTCTCCTGGACAACATCTTCATATGTATAATAACCAGACATAGCAGGAGTTTTATCTAGATACCCCTCTAGGTCTCCAGTAAGATGCGAGACCAATCCAGACATGTCTTTCACTGATGCTGATGATGTGGGGGATGTCTTTCTAGGTTCTATTATTTCTTGGAGCAGAGGTTCTTGTATCTGATCTGATGCATCAGGCAGCCTCTGACTATCCGATGTGCCCTCAACCACATCACTTGTCACTGCCTCTGAAGCTAATGACTGACTATCATCCTGCCCCCACTCAACTTTAGGTGGACTATGGTCAAGCTCATCTTTTGGTAAACGATGGTCAAGTTCCTCTTTAGGAGAACTGGAATCAAATTCATCCATTGGTGATGTTTCTAAACTGCTTTCCAACTTCCCACTCTGAAATGTGTCTGAAGGTTTATCATCTACATCCACAACCTTTCTTAACATAACCTCTTCAAATCTCTCCTGGACAACATCTTCATATGTAGAATAATCAGATACAGCAGGAGTTTTATCTAGATACCCCTCTAGGTCTCCAGTAAGATGTGAGACCATTCCAGACATGTCTTTTACTGATTCTGATGATGTGGGCGATGTCTTTCTAGTTATTCTTATTTCTTGGTGCAGAGGTTCTCCAATCTGATCTGTAGAATAATCATACACAGCAGGAGTTTTATCTAGATACCCCTCGAGGTCTCCAGTAAGATGTGAGACCATTCCAGACATGTCTTTTACTGATGCTGATGATGTGGGGGATGTCTTTCTAGGGTCTATTATTTCTTGGAACAGAGGTTCTTGTATCTGATCTGATGCATCAGGTAGACTCTCACTCTCCAGTGTGCCCTCAACCACATCACTTGTCATTGCCTCTGAAGCTAATGACTGACTATCATCCTGTCCCCATTCCTCTCTCGATAAAGTATAGGCAAGCTCATCTTTTGGTAAACTATGACCAAAATCATCTTCTGGAGAACTGTGATCAAGCTCATCTAATGGTGATACCTCTACATTCCCCTCTGGTTTCTCAAACGTCCATGTCTCTGATTCTTGGTTGTCTGTGCTGATTACTCTTTTGAACACAACCTCTTCAAATGTTTCCTCTACAACACCTTGATCTTCAGAATGATCAGAAACAGTTGATATGTTTTTCTAGGTACTGGTCAAGATCACCAGTAAGATGTGAGACCATTCCAGACATGTTTTTCCCTGGTGCTAATGATGTAGGGGATGTCTCTCTAGCTACTTTCAACTCTTCAAGTGGAGGCTCCTGTATCTGCTCAGATGTATTAGCCAGACTCTCATTCTGCAATGCACCTTTGGCCATATAATTTTTCATTGCCTCTAATACCTCAGACTGACTGTCTTCTCTAACAACTCTGCTTACTATAACTTTTTCAAAAGTGTCGTGGACAATGTCTTTATCTGGAGAATGATCTGGCATGGGTGGTAATTTCGCTAAGGTACTGATCAAGATCCCCAGTCAGATGAGACACCATGTCTGACTCATCTTTCACTGTTGTCTTTGACTCAGTTACAGTGCTTTGGCTTACTCTGACTTTACTCTGAATAGCCTCCTGCATTTGTGGTGAGCAGGGACTTAAATCTTCATTCTGTGATTTTTCAGACCTAATAAATTGTATGTAATTTTCAACATTCTCTAGAACAGATGACTTTTCAGGTGTGCTGACACCTCTTACTAACACAACTTCTTCAAATCTTTCCTGCACATCTCCCTGATCTGAATCCAGAATGCATGTTGTTTGTATTCTTTCTAGATACTGGTCCAAGTCTTGAGTAAGATGTGGGATCATGCTATATTCTTCTCCTTGTAATTTTAGGGGACTAGTAATTGGCATATGAGTTTGCCTTCTGGTGTCTTCTAAAACTTCAGATTGTACTTCATCTGCACTAATCCCCTTCCTCACAACCGTTTCTTTAAATATTTCCTGAATAATCACTTGCTCTGAGGATGCACTAGTAATTGCTGGAATTTTCTCTAGGTACTGTTCTAGGTCTTCTGT from Alosa alosa isolate M-15738 ecotype Scorff River chromosome 1, AALO_Geno_1.1, whole genome shotgun sequence harbors:
- the ank2a gene encoding ankyrin-2 isoform X2, which produces MTSDVVEGTLESESLPDASDQIQEPLFQEIIDPRKTSPTSSASVKDMSGMVSHLTGDLEGYLDKTPAVYDYSTDQIGEPLHQEIRITRKTSPTSSESVKDMSGMVSHLTGDLEGYLDKTPAVSDYSTYEDVVQERFEEVMLRKVVDVDDKPSDTFQSGKLESSLETSPMDEFDSSSPKEELDHRLPKDELDHSPPKVEWGQDDSQSLASEAVTSDVVEGTSDSQRLPDASDQIQEPLLQEIIEPRKTSPTSSASVKDMSGLVSHLTGDLEGYLDKTPAMSGYYTYEDVVQERFEEITLRKVVDVGDKHSDAFQSGKSESTLEASPKDELLHSSSKKWIACSPEQPEEPLLEGFAIVRKASLTPSAPVMDMSSMVSHLSGDLDQYLEKMPILNQSASQGIFAQSQETPFHEVKIGQRISQSKASVKDLSGMVSHLSGELEQYLEEMPVVSDHLLSQVIVQERFEEVVLKRTIVNEKESEVSVTVQHEKPEIRAQAIYDEEGVSNYGQFNILAPTLSQDQTSFEDMQISPDRRPSEDFSADIKAELEVNPEYKRYRQTSPVVDNFTFCTGINTLQIEYQRESSNEAEFDMHVSSKLDEESPIAISNEFQSKDLDDSPEIDGVEDDVGSNSSRDILHSCADEEQEHEGYPELPPPIPSIQEDNAVHSHSKTPTTCDPVTGKLSGPSFQAQSKVSMQDEQKTVSSETEGIYTPLRPSNIETLRSVVMDDVVNVCRRDSLEITPVKEDGSSHKSPDSIEPSPTKDSPCPDSLEGSPTGLRAELFSEPKQVAQFPDSLGSGTVVDFQREVDFERAYSSEDCDFEFNISSHTQCLPMPTKPSDPDNVDIDMDETNLETDQKQLTPEEKMFKMAAKIKTFDEMEKENKTKKEVRFALEESEDDKNLSQAQYDWVAERADPKDSGSDLTADSIPVLPLSPKPESHSSQEVELPQDVLKEDLPGTSNQEEDAFKNSEDYTKDAKDFVSMQTALDVCGEDYSDLSKCLISTEETGKEGMPSYSTPDDNTLSVVLDDTDGAHLIPSVKQDDHSADPPVCPPAVTQDLHVTDMEISTQEGDASHQDIQDAEYEALSPVDVHGDLVPWSADLEDDENFKAPVEAEERQVFGLTLEELPQRQTPDTTPGRTPTEEGTPNPFLFQEGKLFEMTRGGAIDMTKRSLEEEMEERAFFPINEDPVDEEPERGDRDARKDSKMDIIDSALKDQTNEEFDSSPQSSNSPAVPLADSGTPIFPRQESDSSDTSDPTIMDVDSAISTVRRSVYSDQDLESSDSSNEDEPQSVIEIASPTYDEPGHASVTEMTKPTASEISVSPHDNISVFSVEIKTKSKIPVKAGSLKSDISSAKKSATSLSSDHRSKSEAADVQDLSSTINARSFSESGPSLTKPKISSSRLPVKSKHRHSHPSSINEKVSISQEHTGTSHHPSKTPCVKDNSDLTGSGDLKPNERASLDPDTESRLVAGVPSSVTDDVFESRPHWDTCVETQMQHISDSTTPEQCQVDWQDDADRKEETLAIVSDLLGFSWTELAKELEFNEDEIQLVRSENPNSLQEQSQALLQRWVEREAKHATENCLIKRLTAINRMDIVHLLETQMNKSVQEQTSRTYAEIEKTLDHSEALSSVQEDVDSPRLVRRVESSQRQPPAVSEEDLSVASLLDVPSWSEALGHTHSESMHGDLLEELDITQDFITNPWAAREIRAGSSNEGLDRQADEFPELSPETTSEEQYVDEHGNMVVKKVTRKIIKRCISDGVEREDVMNEGTTHGSVRVREGDGYSKVIKRTVLRSEGDQTEVTFCEMPSASARGAEEEEESREVSQVVQTSLVQGERMETHHGDPALASDLPSPQDDFSEAMRYMGLSKKGHVPRIIEQHIVKEDGTVIRRNRMRKAHTQRRTLVKDAEGRRRVTVERVDGRAPNPCLHTCHPGNVQRHFHHLIHQNCAESKRPEDQEE